The sequence below is a genomic window from bacterium.
TTTCTGCCATAAAGGGTCCTTTTATAATCTGGTGTTTGATGATAGGCATATATTTTGCCCTGCAATTATCTGAGCTTTCAGCAAATTACGTTAATATTGCGGGGAAAATATTACTTGTTCTCGGCATTGCTTCCGTGACGATTGTTTTGGCAAATATCAGCAGGAATTTTATCAAAACGTATTCAGGAAAAGTTGAAGCCGCATTGCCTGTTACCAGCCTTACACAAAATATTGCGCGAATAATAATATTCGGAATAGGTGTATTACTAATATTAAACATCCTCGGTATTTCCATAACTCCCTTTCTGGCAACACTGGGAGTAGGCGGTTTGGCGGTTGCATTGGCGTTGCAGGACACACTATCAAATTTTTTTGCGGGATTTTATATAATTGCAGCAAAACAAATCAGGATCGGTGATTACATTAAGCTTGAATCAGGCGAGGAAGGGTATGTTACTGATATAAACTGGAGAATTACAAAAATCAGAATGCTTCCCAATAATGTTGTTCTTATACCAAACGAAAAACTGACAAAATCCATTATTACAAATTACTATTTGCCGGATAAAGAAATGGCTGTTTTAATAAATTTGGGAGTTCATTACAAAAGCGATCTCAAAAAAGTGGAAAAAATTACCTGTGAAGCAGCAAAGGAAATAATGAAAGAAATCCCCGGGGGAGTCCCCGGTTTTGAACCATTCATTCGTTATCATACATTTGGAAATTCAAGTGTAGATTTTACTGTAATTCTAAGAGCAAAGGAATTTGTAGACCAGTATTTAATAAAACATGAATTTGTAAAAAAACTACATGAAAGATATAAAAAGGAAGGTATAGTAATTCCATATCCGATTCGGGCAATAAATTCAGAACAGGAAAAAGGCATTTAACATTTGCATTTTATATTCTTATATTCTTATATTCTAATAGCAAATCATATGTTTAAAAGTAAATTAAAAGTCGGGTTAGCTTTGGGGGGCGGTGGAGTAAGAGGTTTATCCCATTTGGGTGTGCTTAAAGTTTTACATAAAGAAAAATTTCCCATAGATTTAATCGTTGGTTCAAGCATGGGGGCAATCGTAGGCGCTGCATATTGTCTATATAAAGATATTGATTATATC
It includes:
- a CDS encoding mechanosensitive ion channel family protein, which encodes MNKVYPKELVQFIIPFAIVLTSLVIGYISRKILFNRLIHFAKNTKTYLDDIIISAIKGPFIIWCLMIGIYFALQLSELSANYVNIAGKILLVLGIASVTIVLANISRNFIKTYSGKVEAALPVTSLTQNIARIIIFGIGVLLILNILGISITPFLATLGVGGLAVALALQDTLSNFFAGFYIIAAKQIRIGDYIKLESGEEGYVTDINWRITKIRMLPNNVVLIPNEKLTKSIITNYYLPDKEMAVLINLGVHYKSDLKKVEKITCEAAKEIMKEIPGGVPGFEPFIRYHTFGNSSVDFTVILRAKEFVDQYLIKHEFVKKLHERYKKEGIVIPYPIRAINSEQEKGI